Within Candidatus Stygibacter australis, the genomic segment TTACAGAAGAAATGGAATCAGATAAGGTATGCCAGGCATCAGCTATTAAAGCTATGGACAAACTGGCTGCTCCCGCCCAGTATTTTAATGCAAAAAGTAAAATATTGAGCACTATCGAAAGCCAGCCCTCTGTCCGGGCGGCTTTACTTCTGTCATCATCTACTGATCCATACCTTTTTCTCATATAATTTTCCATCTTCTCTTCCTGACTACTTCCTACATTTTTATTTAATATCTTATATATCTCTAATGGAGATACCCAATCTGTCTTTATTAATATCTCTATCTTGTGGTCAATAAAATTATTTCCTGCACCTCATTGTAATTTATTATTTTCACCAGCTTTTATCTCTTACCGGACTATTCCCAACCCTAAGGAGCCACAACTCAACCCGGCATGACATTTTAATGTTATGCCGGGTTGAGTTGTTACTCCTTATATGCTCTTATTTTCCCGGAACACATTATTATGGGTGCTATTACATTATTTATATAGGTTTACCAGTTGGGTTTATGTTTCTTGTTTACGTTGAAGATAGATATTTCGGATAAAAAATTCTGGTTGAGACATAAATTAGCACTCATCGTTATAATCTGCTAATTTTCTCTTGACAAGCTTTTACTTATTAAATAAATTATCAATCGATGATGGGGAGTGCTCCATTTGCGCTCCGCTTAGGAGGATGATATGAATTTAAACAGATTTACGATCAAAGCCAGGGACGCTATTGAGCTGTCTCTGCAGCTTGCCCAGGACAGGCAGCATCAGGAAATGCGTTCACAGCACTTACTGCTGTCACTGGTTCGCATGGATGAAAGCTTCACCAAAGCCCTGCTGCAGAAAAATGGGGTAAATATAGAAAGATTGGAATCTCTAGTAGAAAAGGAACTTGATGAGCTGCCCAGAGTCAGTGGCAGTTATCAAACCGGACTGGGCAATGAGCTTAATACTGTCCTGCAGAAAGCGGATAAAATTTCTAGTCAGTTGCAGGATGAATATATCAGTGTGGAGCATCTATTTCTGGCTATAATTGAACAGGGCAAATTGAGTCGGGAATTAAAAAGTATCCTGCCGGATAAGAATTCCACCCTTGCAGCCTTGAAAGAATTAAGGGGAAATCAAAGGGTGAGTGATGATAATCCGGAAGCTAAGTATCAGGTTCTTGATAAATATACCAGAAACCTGACCCGACTGGCTACGGAAGGTAAACTTGATCCCGTGATAGGTCGTGATGAAGAGATCCGCAGAACTATTCAATCCCTTTCTCGCCGCAGAAAGAATAATCCTGTGCTGATCGGGGAGCCGGGAGTAGGAAAAACGGCTATTGTGGAAGGACTTGCTCGCAGGATCATTAATCAGGATGTGCCGGAAAACCTTAAGAATAAGGAAGTTCTGGAGCTTGATATGGGTTCACTTTTAGCTGGAGCAAAATTCCGGGGTGAGTTTGAAGATCGGCTGAAAGCAGTGCTAAAAGAAGTTGAGAAGGCAGAAGGTCATTATATTCTATTTATAGATGAGATACATACCGTAGTAGGTGCTGGAGCAGCAGAGGGTGCTATTGATGCTTCAAATATGCTCAAGCCGGCATTAGCCAGGGGAAGTCTGCACTGCGTGGGTGCCACTACTCTGGATGAATACCGTAAATACATTGAGAAGGATGCTGCTCTGGAACGTAGATTTCAGCCGGTACATATCAAAGAGCCCAGCGTGACAGATACTATCTCTATCCTGAGAGGGATCAAGGATAAATATGAGGTACATCATGGTGTGCAGATCACTGATAGTGCCTTAGTAAGCGCTGCTACCATGAGTGATCGTTATATCAGCGACCGTTTTCTACCTGATAAGGCAATTGATCTGGTAGATGAAGCCTGTGCACGGTTGCGGATGGAAATAAACTCCAGACCGGAAGAAATTGATGAAACTGAACGTCGGGTACGCCAATTGGAAATAGAGAAATTTTCTCTGGCAAAAGAAAATAATGAGGTAGGCAAACAAAGATTAGCCAAAATAGAAAGTGAACTGGCAGAACTGAAAGAGAAGCTGAATCTACTCACTCTCCGCTGGGAAAATGAAAAGCAGTTGCATCAAAGACTATCATCTCTCAGTGAAGAAATTGAAAGGTTAAAAAGTGAAGCTGATAAGGCAGAAAGAGAAGGTGACCTGGAAAAGGTCGCCCAGCTTAAATATGGTGTGCTTGCCAGTAAACAGCAGGAGCAGGTTGCTCTTAAGCAGGAAATCCAGAAGATACCTGAAGCAGAAAGGTTATTGCATGAAGAAGTTACTGAGGAAAATATCGCT encodes:
- a CDS encoding cation transporter; the encoded protein is MENYMRKRYGSVDDDRSKAARTEGWLSIVLNILLFALKYWAGAASLSIALIADAWHTLSDSISSV
- the clpB gene encoding ATP-dependent chaperone ClpB: MNLNRFTIKARDAIELSLQLAQDRQHQEMRSQHLLLSLVRMDESFTKALLQKNGVNIERLESLVEKELDELPRVSGSYQTGLGNELNTVLQKADKISSQLQDEYISVEHLFLAIIEQGKLSRELKSILPDKNSTLAALKELRGNQRVSDDNPEAKYQVLDKYTRNLTRLATEGKLDPVIGRDEEIRRTIQSLSRRRKNNPVLIGEPGVGKTAIVEGLARRIINQDVPENLKNKEVLELDMGSLLAGAKFRGEFEDRLKAVLKEVEKAEGHYILFIDEIHTVVGAGAAEGAIDASNMLKPALARGSLHCVGATTLDEYRKYIEKDAALERRFQPVHIKEPSVTDTISILRGIKDKYEVHHGVQITDSALVSAATMSDRYISDRFLPDKAIDLVDEACARLRMEINSRPEEIDETERRVRQLEIEKFSLAKENNEVGKQRLAKIESELAELKEKLNLLTLRWENEKQLHQRLSSLSEEIERLKSEADKAEREGDLEKVAQLKYGVLASKQQEQVALKQEIQKIPEAERLLHEEVTEENIAQIVSKWTGIPVTKLVESELNKLVQMESALGKRVIGQAEGIAAVSNAIRRSRSGLADMQRPIGSFIFMGPTGVGKTELARSLAEYMFDTEKAIIRIDMSEYMEKHSVSRLVGAPPGYVGYNEGGYLTEAVRRQPYSIILFDEIEKAHHDVFNILLQILDEGRLTDSKGRTVDFKNTVIIMTSNIGSQLIYDQDKGELESIRPQLMQLLQQHFKPEFLNRLDEIIIFHRLEKKQIKKIVEIHLGLLEDKLAARNITLEISKTAIEEITQLGFDPQFGARPLKRVIQQKLENPLSLLLLQNRVTSGSVIEVGNDLELKVN